A single Oryctolagus cuniculus chromosome 16, mOryCun1.1, whole genome shotgun sequence DNA region contains:
- the PLK5 gene encoding inactive serine/threonine-protein kinase PLK5 isoform X2, with protein MEPGPRRRRRRGSHQLVATFLRDPGSGRVYRRGKLIGKVVPRGGSGAGRLRTRGKVEREIALHSRLRHRNIVALHGHFADRDHVYLVLEYCSRQSLAHVLRARQTLTEPEVRYYLRGLVSGLQYLHQRRIVHRDLKPKCSAGPRTFWPPRSSPEMGTPASRTSGLWAAACTPCSPAPHPSPRHPCRRPTGASAPAATQSPPTCRLPPAASSPASWRLTPPSGRAWTSCCKTSSSPRASVRTGCRPTAATTRPSSPVPWAWAGFSGKSSCCCPRADPPAPAPPQTGRTLTPRSGAVRPPRLREGLPTPRPPSACSPKGPSALTQQGLQGARGPRWTRPSGCCGSAWTPALGPHRSPPECRGPPSGPPSGWIIPASTASATSCRTGAVPSCSGTAPTWPCGPLQGLLPAEPRAAGDLHPEGRAEPAGRQAGRAAAPHPLPAAAAAAGGGRPARTGAARGARPLPAALPLVPAGPAPAVQRRHRAGQRQRGPHPGGAERPGRGAAADPSRRLGLAGRPAPRLPPGRPPAAGPRAALAAERAPRGRRRGARHAAGGGCPAPGRPSRDSAPLSLKRGWSEPVACWVPLCVRARARARGQEPAKPLLRLRLSPPRGTHGNSDSTDRRRWPRGGQRQAPPLRR; from the exons ATGGAGCccgggccgcggcggcggcggcgacgcgGGAGCCACCAGCTGGTGGCCACCTTCCTGCGCGACCCGGGCTCAGGGCGCGTCTACAGGCGCGGGAAGCTCATTGGCAAG GTGGTGCCCCGCGGCGGGAGCGGGGCCGGGCGGCTGCGCACGCGCGGCAAG GTGGAGCGGGAGATCGCCCTGCACAGCCGCCTGCGGCACCGCAACATCGTGGCCCTCCACGGGCACTTCGCCGACCGCGACCACGTGTACCTGGTGCTGGAGTACTGCAGCCGCCAG TCCCTGGCCCACGTGCTGCGGGCGCGGCAGACGCTGACGGAGCCCGAGGTGCGCTACTACCTGAGGGGCCTGGTCAGCGGCCTGCAGTACCTGCACCAGCGCCGCATCGTGCATCGTGACCTGAAGCCGA AGTGCTCTGCGGGACCCCGAACTTTCTGGCCCCCGAGGTCATCTCCAGAAATGGGCACTCCTGCCAGTCGGAcatctgggctctgggctgcagcct gTACACCGTGCTCACCGGCGCCCCACCCTTCCCCGCGGCACCCCTGTCGGAGACCTACCGGAGCATCCGCGCCGGCCGCTACCCAGAGCCCGCCCACCTGTCGCCTGCCGCCCGCCGCCTCATCGCCCGCCTCCTGGCGCCTGACCCCGCCGAGCGGCCGAGCCTGGACCTCCTGCTGCAAGACGTCTTCTTCACCCAG gGCTTCAGTCCGGACAGGCTGCCGCCCTACTGCTGCCACCACCCGCCCGTCTTCGCCCGTCCCCTGGGCCTGGGCGGGCTTCTCCGGAAAgtccagctgctgctgcccccgTGCGGACCCCCCT GCCCCCGCACCTCCGCAGACGGGTCGGACCCTGACTCCACGGAGCGGGGCGGTGAG gcCTCCCCGTCTGAGAGAGGGGCTCCCGACCCCGAGACCCCCATCCGCCTGCTCTCCCAAGGGACCCTCAGCGCTGACCCAGCAG ggcctgcagggagcCCGTGGGCCGAGGTGGACGCGGCCATCTGGATGCTGCGGCTCTGCCTGGACGCCGGCCCTCGGG CCGCACAGGAGCCCCCCGGAGTGCCGCGGCCCACCCTCCGGGCCACCCAGTGGGTGGATTATTCCAGCAAGTACGGCTTCGGCTACCAGCTGTCGGACGGGGGCAGTGCCGTCCTGTTCCGGGACGGCACCCACATGGCCCTGCGGCCCCCTGCAGG GTCTGCTACCTGCCGAGCCGCGGGCGGCTGGAGACCTTCACCCTGAGGGACGTGCCGAGCCCGCTGGGCGCCAAGCTGGCCGTGCTGCGGCTCCTCACCCACTacctgcggcggcggcggcggcgggag GGGGGCGCCCTGCCCGCACCGGTGCCGCCCGCGGGGcccggcctctgcctgctgcgcttCCTCTCGTCCCAGCgggccctgctcctgctgttCAGCGACGGCACCGTGCAG GTCAGCGGCAGCGCGGCCCACACCCAGGTGGTGCTGAGCGGCCAGGGCGAGGGGCTGCTGCTGACCCGAGCCGGCGCCTCGGCCTCGCTGGACGGCCCGCGCCACGGCTGCCCCCCGGCCGCCCGCCAGCTGCTGGGCCTCGCGCTGCGCTTGCTGCGGAGCGCGCGCCCCGAGGGAGACGTCGGGGGGCGCGGCACGCGGCGGGCGGGGGCTGCCCCGCACCGGGCCGGCCCAGCCGGGACTCCGCTCCGCTTTCATTAAAGAGGGGCTGGTCCGAGCCCGTGGCCTGCTGGGTGCCTCTGTGCGTGCGTGCGCGTGCGCGTGCGCGGGGGCAGGAGCCCGCCAAGCCCCTCCTGCGGCTGAGGCTGTCGCCCCCACGTGGCACCCACGGGAACAGCGACAGCACAGACAGACGGCGCTGGCCCCGGGGCGGGCAGCGTCAGGCCCCCCCACTCCGCCGCTGA
- the PLK5 gene encoding inactive serine/threonine-protein kinase PLK5 isoform X1, with the protein MEPGPRRRRRRGSHQLVATFLRDPGSGRVYRRGKLIGKGAFSRCYKLTDLSTSVVFALKVVPRGGSGAGRLRTRGKVEREIALHSRLRHRNIVALHGHFADRDHVYLVLEYCSRQSLAHVLRARQTLTEPEVRYYLRGLVSGLQYLHQRRIVHRDLKPKCSAGPRTFWPPRSSPEMGTPASRTSGLWAAACTPCSPAPHPSPRHPCRRPTGASAPAATQSPPTCRLPPAASSPASWRLTPPSGRAWTSCCKTSSSPRASVRTGCRPTAATTRPSSPVPWAWAGFSGKSSCCCPRADPPAPAPPQTGRTLTPRSGAVRPPRLREGLPTPRPPSACSPKGPSALTQQGLQGARGPRWTRPSGCCGSAWTPALGPHRSPPECRGPPSGPPSGWIIPASTASATSCRTGAVPSCSGTAPTWPCGPLQGLLPAEPRAAGDLHPEGRAEPAGRQAGRAAAPHPLPAAAAAAGGGRPARTGAARGARPLPAALPLVPAGPAPAVQRRHRAGQRQRGPHPGGAERPGRGAAADPSRRLGLAGRPAPRLPPGRPPAAGPRAALAAERAPRGRRRGARHAAGGGCPAPGRPSRDSAPLSLKRGWSEPVACWVPLCVRARARARGQEPAKPLLRLRLSPPRGTHGNSDSTDRRRWPRGGQRQAPPLRR; encoded by the exons ATGGAGCccgggccgcggcggcggcggcgacgcgGGAGCCACCAGCTGGTGGCCACCTTCCTGCGCGACCCGGGCTCAGGGCGCGTCTACAGGCGCGGGAAGCTCATTGGCAAG GGCGCCTTCAGCCGCTGCTACAAGCTCACGGACTTGTCCACCAGCGTCGTGTTCGCCCTCAAGGTGGTGCCCCGCGGCGGGAGCGGGGCCGGGCGGCTGCGCACGCGCGGCAAG GTGGAGCGGGAGATCGCCCTGCACAGCCGCCTGCGGCACCGCAACATCGTGGCCCTCCACGGGCACTTCGCCGACCGCGACCACGTGTACCTGGTGCTGGAGTACTGCAGCCGCCAG TCCCTGGCCCACGTGCTGCGGGCGCGGCAGACGCTGACGGAGCCCGAGGTGCGCTACTACCTGAGGGGCCTGGTCAGCGGCCTGCAGTACCTGCACCAGCGCCGCATCGTGCATCGTGACCTGAAGCCGA AGTGCTCTGCGGGACCCCGAACTTTCTGGCCCCCGAGGTCATCTCCAGAAATGGGCACTCCTGCCAGTCGGAcatctgggctctgggctgcagcct gTACACCGTGCTCACCGGCGCCCCACCCTTCCCCGCGGCACCCCTGTCGGAGACCTACCGGAGCATCCGCGCCGGCCGCTACCCAGAGCCCGCCCACCTGTCGCCTGCCGCCCGCCGCCTCATCGCCCGCCTCCTGGCGCCTGACCCCGCCGAGCGGCCGAGCCTGGACCTCCTGCTGCAAGACGTCTTCTTCACCCAG gGCTTCAGTCCGGACAGGCTGCCGCCCTACTGCTGCCACCACCCGCCCGTCTTCGCCCGTCCCCTGGGCCTGGGCGGGCTTCTCCGGAAAgtccagctgctgctgcccccgTGCGGACCCCCCT GCCCCCGCACCTCCGCAGACGGGTCGGACCCTGACTCCACGGAGCGGGGCGGTGAG gcCTCCCCGTCTGAGAGAGGGGCTCCCGACCCCGAGACCCCCATCCGCCTGCTCTCCCAAGGGACCCTCAGCGCTGACCCAGCAG ggcctgcagggagcCCGTGGGCCGAGGTGGACGCGGCCATCTGGATGCTGCGGCTCTGCCTGGACGCCGGCCCTCGGG CCGCACAGGAGCCCCCCGGAGTGCCGCGGCCCACCCTCCGGGCCACCCAGTGGGTGGATTATTCCAGCAAGTACGGCTTCGGCTACCAGCTGTCGGACGGGGGCAGTGCCGTCCTGTTCCGGGACGGCACCCACATGGCCCTGCGGCCCCCTGCAGG GTCTGCTACCTGCCGAGCCGCGGGCGGCTGGAGACCTTCACCCTGAGGGACGTGCCGAGCCCGCTGGGCGCCAAGCTGGCCGTGCTGCGGCTCCTCACCCACTacctgcggcggcggcggcggcgggag GGGGGCGCCCTGCCCGCACCGGTGCCGCCCGCGGGGcccggcctctgcctgctgcgcttCCTCTCGTCCCAGCgggccctgctcctgctgttCAGCGACGGCACCGTGCAG GTCAGCGGCAGCGCGGCCCACACCCAGGTGGTGCTGAGCGGCCAGGGCGAGGGGCTGCTGCTGACCCGAGCCGGCGCCTCGGCCTCGCTGGACGGCCCGCGCCACGGCTGCCCCCCGGCCGCCCGCCAGCTGCTGGGCCTCGCGCTGCGCTTGCTGCGGAGCGCGCGCCCCGAGGGAGACGTCGGGGGGCGCGGCACGCGGCGGGCGGGGGCTGCCCCGCACCGGGCCGGCCCAGCCGGGACTCCGCTCCGCTTTCATTAAAGAGGGGCTGGTCCGAGCCCGTGGCCTGCTGGGTGCCTCTGTGCGTGCGTGCGCGTGCGCGTGCGCGGGGGCAGGAGCCCGCCAAGCCCCTCCTGCGGCTGAGGCTGTCGCCCCCACGTGGCACCCACGGGAACAGCGACAGCACAGACAGACGGCGCTGGCCCCGGGGCGGGCAGCGTCAGGCCCCCCCACTCCGCCGCTGA
- the PLK5 gene encoding inactive serine/threonine-protein kinase PLK5 isoform X4, protein MEPGPRRRRRRGSHQLVATFLRDPGSGRVYRRGKLIGKGAFSRCYKLTDLSTSVVFALKVVPRGGSGAGRLRTRGKVEREIALHSRLRHRNIVALHGHFADRDHVYLVLEYCSRQSLAHVLRARQTLTEPEVRYYLRGLVSGLQYLHQRRIVHRDLKPKCSAGPRTFWPPRSSPEMGTPASRTSGLWAAACTPCSPAPHPSPRHPCRRPTGASAPAATQSPPTCRLPPAASSPASWRLTPPSGRAWTSCCKTSSSPRASVRTGCRPTAATTRPSSPVPWAWAGFSGKSSCCCPRADPPAPAPPQTGRTLTPRSGAVRPPRLREGLPTPRPPSACSPKGPSALTQQGLQGARGPRWTRPSGCCGSAWTPALGPHRSPPECRGPPSGPPSGWIIPASTASATSCRTGAVPSCSGTAPTWPCGPLQGLLPAEPRAAGDLHPEGRAEPAGRQAGRAAAPHPLPAAAAAAGVCPQGGALPAPVPPAGPGLCLLRFLSSQRALLLLFSDGTVQVSGSAAHTQVVLSGQGEGLLLTRAGASASLDGPRHGCPPAARQLLGLALRLLRSARPEGDVGGRGTRRAGAAPHRAGPAGTPLRFH, encoded by the exons ATGGAGCccgggccgcggcggcggcggcgacgcgGGAGCCACCAGCTGGTGGCCACCTTCCTGCGCGACCCGGGCTCAGGGCGCGTCTACAGGCGCGGGAAGCTCATTGGCAAG GGCGCCTTCAGCCGCTGCTACAAGCTCACGGACTTGTCCACCAGCGTCGTGTTCGCCCTCAAGGTGGTGCCCCGCGGCGGGAGCGGGGCCGGGCGGCTGCGCACGCGCGGCAAG GTGGAGCGGGAGATCGCCCTGCACAGCCGCCTGCGGCACCGCAACATCGTGGCCCTCCACGGGCACTTCGCCGACCGCGACCACGTGTACCTGGTGCTGGAGTACTGCAGCCGCCAG TCCCTGGCCCACGTGCTGCGGGCGCGGCAGACGCTGACGGAGCCCGAGGTGCGCTACTACCTGAGGGGCCTGGTCAGCGGCCTGCAGTACCTGCACCAGCGCCGCATCGTGCATCGTGACCTGAAGCCGA AGTGCTCTGCGGGACCCCGAACTTTCTGGCCCCCGAGGTCATCTCCAGAAATGGGCACTCCTGCCAGTCGGAcatctgggctctgggctgcagcct gTACACCGTGCTCACCGGCGCCCCACCCTTCCCCGCGGCACCCCTGTCGGAGACCTACCGGAGCATCCGCGCCGGCCGCTACCCAGAGCCCGCCCACCTGTCGCCTGCCGCCCGCCGCCTCATCGCCCGCCTCCTGGCGCCTGACCCCGCCGAGCGGCCGAGCCTGGACCTCCTGCTGCAAGACGTCTTCTTCACCCAG gGCTTCAGTCCGGACAGGCTGCCGCCCTACTGCTGCCACCACCCGCCCGTCTTCGCCCGTCCCCTGGGCCTGGGCGGGCTTCTCCGGAAAgtccagctgctgctgcccccgTGCGGACCCCCCT GCCCCCGCACCTCCGCAGACGGGTCGGACCCTGACTCCACGGAGCGGGGCGGTGAG gcCTCCCCGTCTGAGAGAGGGGCTCCCGACCCCGAGACCCCCATCCGCCTGCTCTCCCAAGGGACCCTCAGCGCTGACCCAGCAG ggcctgcagggagcCCGTGGGCCGAGGTGGACGCGGCCATCTGGATGCTGCGGCTCTGCCTGGACGCCGGCCCTCGGG CCGCACAGGAGCCCCCCGGAGTGCCGCGGCCCACCCTCCGGGCCACCCAGTGGGTGGATTATTCCAGCAAGTACGGCTTCGGCTACCAGCTGTCGGACGGGGGCAGTGCCGTCCTGTTCCGGGACGGCACCCACATGGCCCTGCGGCCCCCTGCAGG GTCTGCTACCTGCCGAGCCGCGGGCGGCTGGAGACCTTCACCCTGAGGGACGTGCCGAGCCCGCTGGGCGCCAAGCTGGCCGTGCTGCGGCTCCTCACCCACTacctgcggcggcggcggcggcgggag TGTGTCCACAGGGGGGCGCCCTGCCCGCACCGGTGCCGCCCGCGGGGcccggcctctgcctgctgcgcttCCTCTCGTCCCAGCgggccctgctcctgctgttCAGCGACGGCACCGTGCAG GTCAGCGGCAGCGCGGCCCACACCCAGGTGGTGCTGAGCGGCCAGGGCGAGGGGCTGCTGCTGACCCGAGCCGGCGCCTCGGCCTCGCTGGACGGCCCGCGCCACGGCTGCCCCCCGGCCGCCCGCCAGCTGCTGGGCCTCGCGCTGCGCTTGCTGCGGAGCGCGCGCCCCGAGGGAGACGTCGGGGGGCGCGGCACGCGGCGGGCGGGGGCTGCCCCGCACCGGGCCGGCCCAGCCGGGACTCCGCTCCGCTTTCATTAA
- the PLK5 gene encoding inactive serine/threonine-protein kinase PLK5 isoform X5: MEPGPRRRRRRGSHQLVATFLRDPGSGRVYRRGKLIGKGAFSRCYKLTDLSTSVVFALKVVPRGGSGAGRLRTRGKVEREIALHSRLRHRNIVALHGHFADRDHVYLVLEYCSRQSLAHVLRARQTLTEPEVRYYLRGLVSGLQYLHQRRIVHRDLKPSNFFLNKNMEVKIGDLGLAAKVGPGGRCHRVLCGTPNFLAPEVISRNGHSCQSDIWALGCSLYTVLTGAPPFPAAPLSETYRSIRAGRYPEPAHLSPAARRLIARLLAPDPAERPSLDLLLQDVFFTQGFSPDRLPPYCCHHPPVFARPLGLGGLLRKVQLLLPPCGPPCPRTSADGSDPDSTERGGEASPSERGAPDPETPIRLLSQGTLSADPAGPAGSPWAEVDAAIWMLRLCLDAGPRAAQEPPGVPRPTLRATQWVDYSSKYGFGYQLSDGGSAVLFRDGTHMALRPPAGQVCYLPSRGRLETFTLRDVPSPLGAKLAVLRLLTHYLRRRRRRECVHRGAPCPHRCRPRGPASACCASSRPSGPCSCCSATAPCRSAAARPTPRWC; this comes from the exons ATGGAGCccgggccgcggcggcggcggcgacgcgGGAGCCACCAGCTGGTGGCCACCTTCCTGCGCGACCCGGGCTCAGGGCGCGTCTACAGGCGCGGGAAGCTCATTGGCAAG GGCGCCTTCAGCCGCTGCTACAAGCTCACGGACTTGTCCACCAGCGTCGTGTTCGCCCTCAAGGTGGTGCCCCGCGGCGGGAGCGGGGCCGGGCGGCTGCGCACGCGCGGCAAG GTGGAGCGGGAGATCGCCCTGCACAGCCGCCTGCGGCACCGCAACATCGTGGCCCTCCACGGGCACTTCGCCGACCGCGACCACGTGTACCTGGTGCTGGAGTACTGCAGCCGCCAG TCCCTGGCCCACGTGCTGCGGGCGCGGCAGACGCTGACGGAGCCCGAGGTGCGCTACTACCTGAGGGGCCTGGTCAGCGGCCTGCAGTACCTGCACCAGCGCCGCATCGTGCATCGTGACCTGAAGCCGA gtaaCTTCTTCCTGAACAAGAACATGGAGGTGAAGATTGGGGACCTGGGGCTGGCCGCCAAGGTGGGGCCGGGGGGCCGCTGCCACAG AGTGCTCTGCGGGACCCCGAACTTTCTGGCCCCCGAGGTCATCTCCAGAAATGGGCACTCCTGCCAGTCGGAcatctgggctctgggctgcagcct gTACACCGTGCTCACCGGCGCCCCACCCTTCCCCGCGGCACCCCTGTCGGAGACCTACCGGAGCATCCGCGCCGGCCGCTACCCAGAGCCCGCCCACCTGTCGCCTGCCGCCCGCCGCCTCATCGCCCGCCTCCTGGCGCCTGACCCCGCCGAGCGGCCGAGCCTGGACCTCCTGCTGCAAGACGTCTTCTTCACCCAG gGCTTCAGTCCGGACAGGCTGCCGCCCTACTGCTGCCACCACCCGCCCGTCTTCGCCCGTCCCCTGGGCCTGGGCGGGCTTCTCCGGAAAgtccagctgctgctgcccccgTGCGGACCCCCCT GCCCCCGCACCTCCGCAGACGGGTCGGACCCTGACTCCACGGAGCGGGGCGGTGAG gcCTCCCCGTCTGAGAGAGGGGCTCCCGACCCCGAGACCCCCATCCGCCTGCTCTCCCAAGGGACCCTCAGCGCTGACCCAGCAG ggcctgcagggagcCCGTGGGCCGAGGTGGACGCGGCCATCTGGATGCTGCGGCTCTGCCTGGACGCCGGCCCTCGGG CCGCACAGGAGCCCCCCGGAGTGCCGCGGCCCACCCTCCGGGCCACCCAGTGGGTGGATTATTCCAGCAAGTACGGCTTCGGCTACCAGCTGTCGGACGGGGGCAGTGCCGTCCTGTTCCGGGACGGCACCCACATGGCCCTGCGGCCCCCTGCAGG CCAGGTCTGCTACCTGCCGAGCCGCGGGCGGCTGGAGACCTTCACCCTGAGGGACGTGCCGAGCCCGCTGGGCGCCAAGCTGGCCGTGCTGCGGCTCCTCACCCACTacctgcggcggcggcggcggcgggag TGTGTCCACAGGGGGGCGCCCTGCCCGCACCGGTGCCGCCCGCGGGGcccggcctctgcctgctgcgcttCCTCTCGTCCCAGCgggccctgctcctgctgttCAGCGACGGCACCGTGCAG GTCAGCGGCAGCGCGGCCCACACCCAGGTGGTGCTGA
- the PLK5 gene encoding inactive serine/threonine-protein kinase PLK5 isoform X3: MEPGPRRRRRRGSHQLVATFLRDPGSGRVYRRGKLIGKGAFSRCYKLTDLSTSVVFALKVVPRGGSGAGRLRTRGKVEREIALHSRLRHRNIVALHGHFADRDHVYLVLEYCSRQSLAHVLRARQTLTEPEVRYYLRGLVSGLQYLHQRRIVHRDLKPSNFFLNKNMEVKIGDLGLAAKVGPGGRCHRVLCGTPNFLAPEVISRNGHSCQSDIWALGCSLYTVLTGAPPFPAAPLSETYRSIRAGRYPEPAHLSPAARRLIARLLAPDPAERPSLDLLLQDVFFTQGFSPDRLPPYCCHHPPVFARPLGLGGLLRKVQLLLPPCGPPCPRTSADGSDPDSTERGGEASPSERGAPDPETPIRLLSQGTLSADPAGPAGSPWAEVDAAIWMLRLCLDAGPRAAQEPPGVPRPTLRATQWVDYSSKYGFGYQLSDGGSAVLFRDGTHMALRPPAGQVCYLPSRGRLETFTLRDVPSPLGAKLAVLRLLTHYLRRRRRREGGALPAPVPPAGPGLCLLRFLSSQRALLLLFSDGTVQVSGSAAHTQVVLSGQGEGLLLTRAGASASLDGPRHGCPPAARQLLGLALRLLRSARPEGDVGGRGTRRAGAAPHRAGPAGTPLRFH, encoded by the exons ATGGAGCccgggccgcggcggcggcggcgacgcgGGAGCCACCAGCTGGTGGCCACCTTCCTGCGCGACCCGGGCTCAGGGCGCGTCTACAGGCGCGGGAAGCTCATTGGCAAG GGCGCCTTCAGCCGCTGCTACAAGCTCACGGACTTGTCCACCAGCGTCGTGTTCGCCCTCAAGGTGGTGCCCCGCGGCGGGAGCGGGGCCGGGCGGCTGCGCACGCGCGGCAAG GTGGAGCGGGAGATCGCCCTGCACAGCCGCCTGCGGCACCGCAACATCGTGGCCCTCCACGGGCACTTCGCCGACCGCGACCACGTGTACCTGGTGCTGGAGTACTGCAGCCGCCAG TCCCTGGCCCACGTGCTGCGGGCGCGGCAGACGCTGACGGAGCCCGAGGTGCGCTACTACCTGAGGGGCCTGGTCAGCGGCCTGCAGTACCTGCACCAGCGCCGCATCGTGCATCGTGACCTGAAGCCGA gtaaCTTCTTCCTGAACAAGAACATGGAGGTGAAGATTGGGGACCTGGGGCTGGCCGCCAAGGTGGGGCCGGGGGGCCGCTGCCACAG AGTGCTCTGCGGGACCCCGAACTTTCTGGCCCCCGAGGTCATCTCCAGAAATGGGCACTCCTGCCAGTCGGAcatctgggctctgggctgcagcct gTACACCGTGCTCACCGGCGCCCCACCCTTCCCCGCGGCACCCCTGTCGGAGACCTACCGGAGCATCCGCGCCGGCCGCTACCCAGAGCCCGCCCACCTGTCGCCTGCCGCCCGCCGCCTCATCGCCCGCCTCCTGGCGCCTGACCCCGCCGAGCGGCCGAGCCTGGACCTCCTGCTGCAAGACGTCTTCTTCACCCAG gGCTTCAGTCCGGACAGGCTGCCGCCCTACTGCTGCCACCACCCGCCCGTCTTCGCCCGTCCCCTGGGCCTGGGCGGGCTTCTCCGGAAAgtccagctgctgctgcccccgTGCGGACCCCCCT GCCCCCGCACCTCCGCAGACGGGTCGGACCCTGACTCCACGGAGCGGGGCGGTGAG gcCTCCCCGTCTGAGAGAGGGGCTCCCGACCCCGAGACCCCCATCCGCCTGCTCTCCCAAGGGACCCTCAGCGCTGACCCAGCAG ggcctgcagggagcCCGTGGGCCGAGGTGGACGCGGCCATCTGGATGCTGCGGCTCTGCCTGGACGCCGGCCCTCGGG CCGCACAGGAGCCCCCCGGAGTGCCGCGGCCCACCCTCCGGGCCACCCAGTGGGTGGATTATTCCAGCAAGTACGGCTTCGGCTACCAGCTGTCGGACGGGGGCAGTGCCGTCCTGTTCCGGGACGGCACCCACATGGCCCTGCGGCCCCCTGCAGG CCAGGTCTGCTACCTGCCGAGCCGCGGGCGGCTGGAGACCTTCACCCTGAGGGACGTGCCGAGCCCGCTGGGCGCCAAGCTGGCCGTGCTGCGGCTCCTCACCCACTacctgcggcggcggcggcggcgggag GGGGGCGCCCTGCCCGCACCGGTGCCGCCCGCGGGGcccggcctctgcctgctgcgcttCCTCTCGTCCCAGCgggccctgctcctgctgttCAGCGACGGCACCGTGCAG GTCAGCGGCAGCGCGGCCCACACCCAGGTGGTGCTGAGCGGCCAGGGCGAGGGGCTGCTGCTGACCCGAGCCGGCGCCTCGGCCTCGCTGGACGGCCCGCGCCACGGCTGCCCCCCGGCCGCCCGCCAGCTGCTGGGCCTCGCGCTGCGCTTGCTGCGGAGCGCGCGCCCCGAGGGAGACGTCGGGGGGCGCGGCACGCGGCGGGCGGGGGCTGCCCCGCACCGGGCCGGCCCAGCCGGGACTCCGCTCCGCTTTCATTAA